Proteins encoded in a region of the Frondihabitans sp. 762G35 genome:
- a CDS encoding SOUL family heme-binding protein yields the protein MTEQQPYTVVREEPSFEVRRYPEHVVAEVTVSADFDDAGNRAFRFLFGYISGSNARSEKVAMTAPVVQAPASEKIEMTAPVVQAPGQDPGSHVVAFVLPATLTEATAPVPTDPEVSLRTVPEALVAASTYSGRWTQARYDEHCADLLAAVASAGLTTLAAPRFARFDPPYKPWFLRRNEVLVDVAG from the coding sequence ATGACCGAGCAGCAGCCCTACACCGTCGTCCGCGAGGAGCCCTCGTTCGAGGTGCGCCGCTACCCGGAGCACGTCGTCGCCGAGGTCACCGTCAGCGCGGACTTCGACGACGCCGGCAATCGGGCGTTCCGCTTCCTGTTCGGCTACATCAGCGGGTCGAACGCCCGGAGCGAGAAGGTCGCCATGACAGCCCCGGTCGTGCAGGCGCCCGCCTCTGAGAAGATCGAGATGACGGCGCCGGTCGTCCAGGCACCGGGGCAGGATCCCGGGAGCCACGTCGTCGCGTTCGTCCTCCCCGCGACGCTGACCGAGGCCACGGCTCCCGTTCCCACCGACCCGGAGGTCTCCCTCCGCACGGTGCCCGAGGCCCTCGTGGCGGCGTCCACCTACTCGGGCCGGTGGACGCAGGCCCGCTACGACGAGCACTGCGCGGACCTCCTCGCGGCAGTGGCCTCGGCCGGGCTCACCACCCTCGCCGCACCCCGCTTCGCCCGCTTCGACCCGCCCTACAAGCCCTGGTTCCTGCGCCGCAACGAGGTGCTCGTCGACGTCGCCGGCTGA
- a CDS encoding cytochrome b/b6 domain-containing protein, whose product MSEATRPAAPAGTEPSRHRKLLWLVPLAVVGLALIVVAARALRESGGGQAFLETYPGRSALPSFAPVGFPAWLGWQHGLNAFLMLFVLRSGWQVRLTKKPETFWIRDNTGRVKTKGAPVRITLATWFHIAVDILWLLNGVVFYVLIFATAQWTRIVPTRWDIVPNALSAALQYASLDWPTENGWSNYNALQTLSYFGIVFVVAPVALATGIRLAPGFSARFRPLDRVFPVAATKRVHYWTMLVFAVFIVIHVTLVLATGALNNLNHMYAGNNGVGWSGVVVFAASVVVMVAAWFALTPRVLRALAGRTGTIRQRPARPHRPTPPAPPVA is encoded by the coding sequence GTGAGCGAAGCGACCCGCCCCGCGGCTCCTGCGGGCACCGAACCGTCCCGCCATCGGAAGCTGCTCTGGCTCGTCCCCCTCGCCGTCGTGGGGCTCGCGCTGATCGTGGTCGCGGCCCGGGCTCTCCGCGAGTCGGGCGGCGGGCAGGCGTTCCTCGAGACGTACCCGGGGCGGTCCGCGCTGCCCTCGTTCGCGCCGGTCGGGTTCCCCGCGTGGCTGGGGTGGCAGCACGGGCTGAACGCGTTCCTGATGCTGTTCGTCCTCCGATCGGGGTGGCAGGTGCGGCTGACGAAGAAGCCGGAGACGTTCTGGATCCGGGACAACACCGGCCGCGTGAAGACGAAGGGCGCTCCAGTCCGGATCACGCTCGCGACCTGGTTCCACATCGCCGTCGACATCCTCTGGCTGCTGAACGGCGTCGTCTTCTACGTCCTGATCTTCGCCACCGCCCAGTGGACGCGCATCGTCCCGACCCGGTGGGACATCGTCCCGAACGCGCTCTCCGCCGCACTCCAGTACGCCTCCCTCGACTGGCCGACCGAGAACGGCTGGTCGAACTACAACGCGCTGCAGACACTGAGCTACTTCGGGATCGTGTTCGTCGTCGCGCCGGTCGCGCTCGCCACGGGCATCCGGCTCGCCCCGGGCTTCTCGGCCCGCTTCCGGCCCCTCGACCGCGTCTTCCCCGTCGCCGCGACGAAGCGCGTGCACTACTGGACGATGCTCGTGTTCGCGGTGTTCATCGTGATCCACGTGACGCTCGTCCTCGCCACGGGGGCGCTCAACAACCTCAACCACATGTACGCGGGCAACAACGGCGTCGGATGGAGCGGGGTCGTCGTCTTCGCCGCCTCCGTCGTCGTGATGGTCGCCGCGTGGTTCGCGCTCACGCCGCGCGTCCTCCGGGCGCTCGCCGGCCGGACGGGCACCATCCGGCAGCGACCCGCGCGGCCGCACCGGCCGACACCGCCCGCGCCGCCCGTCGCGTGA
- a CDS encoding GtrA family protein — translation MRRLLRALVADERFRFLVVGGINTVVGYGLFALFELTIGRVVGYLGSLYLSYAIAIVLAFVLHRRYTFRVAGSGRVLVDFLRFCSVYVVSLAVNTLALPLLVEVGGLVPLVAQALIVVVTTLISFFGHKFFSFRRRP, via the coding sequence GTGAGGCGGCTCCTGCGCGCCCTCGTCGCCGACGAGAGGTTCCGCTTCCTGGTCGTCGGCGGCATCAACACCGTCGTCGGGTACGGCCTCTTCGCCCTCTTCGAGCTGACGATCGGGCGCGTCGTCGGCTACCTCGGGAGCCTGTACCTCTCGTACGCGATCGCCATCGTGCTGGCGTTCGTGCTGCACCGGCGGTACACGTTCCGGGTGGCGGGGAGCGGTCGTGTGCTCGTGGACTTCCTGCGGTTCTGCAGCGTCTACGTCGTGTCGCTCGCGGTCAACACGCTGGCGCTGCCGCTCCTGGTCGAGGTGGGCGGGCTCGTGCCGCTCGTCGCGCAGGCGCTGATCGTCGTGGTCACCACGCTGATCAGTTTCTTCGGGCACAAGTTCTTCTCGTTCCGTCGTCGACCCTGA
- a CDS encoding squalene cyclase, which yields MDAIDRWLRESDPSLAWQVERDLLDEPEEVWRATRRRVASEGFGARLLALQDADGQWAGGAFFPAGFFDDEEARAEPGQPWTATTWSLNALREWGVDASALDGTAERLAASSRWEYDGSPYWGGEVDCCINASTLSNGLWLGADVEGLATWFVEHRQADGGWNCEWVEGSTRSSFHSTLNVLRALLDHEEATGGTAATRAARRAGEEYLLERRLLRGLRTGEPLGEWTTRLASPQRWRFDVLRATEYFRRATIHDGGDPDPRLAEAVEAVRAARHPDGTWHQGLRDPGRVWFEVDVPPGEPSPWLTFSARRVLRWTDAAPALPR from the coding sequence ATGGACGCGATCGATCGCTGGCTGAGGGAGTCGGATCCGTCGCTCGCCTGGCAGGTCGAGCGGGATCTCCTCGACGAGCCGGAGGAGGTCTGGCGGGCGACGCGACGCCGCGTCGCCTCCGAGGGCTTCGGGGCCAGGCTCCTCGCTCTGCAGGACGCCGATGGCCAGTGGGCGGGCGGCGCCTTCTTCCCGGCCGGGTTCTTCGACGACGAGGAGGCGCGCGCCGAGCCCGGGCAGCCCTGGACCGCGACGACCTGGAGCCTCAACGCCCTCCGCGAGTGGGGCGTCGACGCGTCGGCCCTCGACGGCACCGCGGAGCGCCTCGCCGCCAGCAGCCGCTGGGAGTACGACGGCTCGCCCTACTGGGGTGGCGAGGTCGACTGCTGCATCAACGCGTCGACGCTGTCGAACGGCCTCTGGCTCGGCGCCGACGTGGAGGGTCTGGCGACCTGGTTCGTGGAGCACCGGCAGGCGGACGGCGGCTGGAACTGCGAGTGGGTCGAGGGGTCGACGAGGTCGTCGTTCCACTCGACGCTGAACGTGCTGCGAGCGCTGCTCGACCACGAGGAGGCGACGGGTGGCACGGCCGCGACCCGGGCCGCGCGGCGAGCCGGCGAGGAGTACCTGCTGGAGCGGCGACTCCTGCGGGGCCTCCGCACCGGCGAGCCGCTCGGTGAGTGGACGACCCGGCTGGCCTCCCCGCAGCGGTGGCGGTTCGACGTCCTGCGGGCCACGGAGTACTTCCGGCGGGCGACGATCCACGACGGCGGCGACCCGGATCCGCGCCTCGCGGAGGCGGTCGAGGCGGTGCGCGCCGCGCGGCACCCCGACGGGACGTGGCATCAGGGGCTGCGTGACCCGGGCCGCGTCTGGTTCGAGGTCGACGTGCCCCCGGGCGAGCCGTCGCCATGGCTGACGTTCTCCGCCCGCCGGGTGCTCCGCTGGACCGACGCCGCCCCCGCGCTCCCCCGCTAG
- a CDS encoding EamA family transporter produces the protein MRRSSASRGLVVAVVAAFTFGTSGALVKPLLESGWSPAAAVTLRALVGGIVLMPIALLSLRGRWDALWRGRYRVAAMGLVGVAATQLAYFGALQRIPVGTAILLEYMAPILLVAVAWALSRRRPELVILAGSVVAVLGLVLVVAPARGATLDALGLLLGVAAMVGCAFYYVLAARPSDGLPPVALAAFGLVLGGAALGVTGAAGILPFTTSTRDVALLGASAPWWLPILLVGIVSTAVAYTANITASELLGSRLASFAGLLEVIAATLYAWLLLGERLTVPQLLGGALILGGIVLVRLARGRSLPVEAPGSSPLPEHVP, from the coding sequence GTGCGCCGTTCCTCCGCCTCCCGAGGCCTCGTCGTCGCCGTCGTCGCGGCGTTCACCTTCGGCACCTCGGGCGCGCTCGTCAAGCCGCTGCTGGAGTCCGGCTGGAGCCCCGCGGCAGCGGTCACCCTCCGCGCCCTCGTGGGCGGGATCGTCCTGATGCCCATCGCCCTGCTGTCGCTCCGCGGCCGGTGGGACGCCCTCTGGCGCGGCCGGTACCGGGTCGCCGCGATGGGCCTCGTCGGGGTGGCCGCCACGCAGCTCGCCTACTTCGGCGCCCTCCAGCGGATCCCCGTCGGGACCGCGATCCTGCTGGAGTACATGGCCCCGATCCTGCTCGTGGCCGTCGCATGGGCCCTGTCGCGCAGGAGGCCCGAGCTGGTGATCCTCGCCGGCAGCGTCGTCGCCGTCCTCGGCCTCGTCCTCGTGGTCGCTCCCGCCAGGGGTGCGACGCTCGACGCCCTCGGGCTGCTGCTCGGCGTCGCCGCGATGGTCGGCTGCGCGTTCTACTACGTGCTCGCCGCTCGGCCGAGCGACGGGCTGCCCCCGGTGGCACTGGCCGCGTTCGGGCTGGTGCTGGGCGGCGCCGCCCTCGGCGTGACGGGGGCCGCGGGCATCCTGCCGTTCACGACGTCGACCCGGGACGTCGCGCTGCTCGGCGCCTCGGCACCGTGGTGGCTGCCGATCCTCCTGGTGGGGATCGTCTCGACCGCCGTGGCGTACACCGCGAACATCACCGCGAGCGAGCTGCTGGGGTCGAGGCTGGCGTCGTTCGCCGGGCTGCTGGAGGTCATCGCGGCGACGCTCTACGCGTGGCTCCTGCTCGGCGAGCGGCTGACCGTGCCGCAGCTCCTCGGCGGAGCGCTCATCCTCGGCGGGATCGTGCTGGTGCGGCTCGCGCGCGGTCGGTCGCTCCCGGTCGAGGCGCCCGGAAGCTCGCCCCTGCCGGAGCACGTGCCGTAG
- a CDS encoding CGNR zinc finger domain-containing protein, which produces MHFAPDVDESLAFAVALANTVPEATASGVDELPDPAALRGFLDAQGFSGRFDRDDGELRQVLSVREEIRRLWGLERDPLVDEINVLLREARALPQLIRHDRHDWHIHAVSQEAPLAVRIRVEVALALVDVIRSDELGRLRSCAAPDCAGIFVDLSRNSSKRFCSVRCGNRMNMVAFRERRGAADDAR; this is translated from the coding sequence TTGCATTTCGCCCCTGACGTCGACGAAAGCCTGGCGTTCGCCGTCGCCCTGGCCAACACCGTTCCCGAGGCGACCGCGAGCGGGGTCGACGAGCTGCCGGATCCTGCCGCCCTGCGAGGGTTCCTCGACGCGCAGGGGTTCTCGGGCCGCTTCGATCGCGACGACGGCGAGCTCCGCCAGGTGCTGTCGGTCCGGGAGGAGATCCGGCGGCTCTGGGGGCTGGAGCGCGATCCGCTGGTCGACGAGATCAACGTGCTCCTCCGCGAGGCCCGGGCCCTTCCGCAGCTCATCCGGCACGACCGCCACGACTGGCACATCCACGCCGTGTCGCAGGAGGCCCCGCTCGCCGTCCGCATCCGCGTCGAGGTGGCCCTGGCCCTCGTCGACGTGATCCGGTCCGACGAGCTCGGCCGGCTGCGGAGCTGCGCGGCGCCGGACTGCGCGGGAATTTTCGTCGACCTGTCGCGGAACTCCTCGAAGCGCTTCTGCAGTGTGCGCTGCGGCAACAGGATGAACATGGTGGCGTTCCGCGAGCGCCGGGGCGCGGCGGACGACGCGCGGTGA
- a CDS encoding GMC oxidoreductase, protein MTTTPDPDPVGTVRAFLDVNAEALTRLVDRVVPADDFPSASEAGSLRYLGRLLAERPDWTARVAALLDEADPASSTDWNWFAGIVSAGYYADPANGGNDDAASWRMIGWRPGPAGGWPAGTPVAPAPRTVVGPQDLVSRYDAIVIGSGAGGGVAACGLAEAGRRVLVVEAGSWPDTAILATDQLRNPRSDWGVAPLSGPRADGNPRVLDDGRTRVVLHSTEGGWSNNAQTAGGGTRVYGAQAWRFTPEDFRMASTYGTPDDSSLADWPISYDDLEPYYSRAEWEVGVSGSPHEPNAGPRSRPYPMPPLPAGRQRDRLADAAASLGWSTVSVPLLINSTPYLGRGSCAQCSMCVGFACPVDAKNGSQNTLLTRAFETGLCSIVLETRAARLRTDGAGRIVGATLVGSVDGVAWQSDVDADEVVVAAGAIESARLLLNSRSDREPQGVGNNRDQVGRHLQGHVYGGATAVFDEEIEELIGPGPSIATTDFRHGNEGLAGGGMIANEFVPLPANTYRYLTSAGLLPVSGLVAKQGMRDLARRMIRLMGPIQELTSAESRVRVDPGVVDATGVPVAHLSGSLLPQDVAARDFLSARSAEWLRAAGARAVVPVGAPSASAPGTGQNTGQGGGPSGGQHQAGTCRMGTDPATSVVDPLGRVWGHDNLRIADASVHVTNGGVNPVLTVFATALRTIEDMAGGWRAV, encoded by the coding sequence GTGACCACCACCCCCGACCCAGACCCCGTCGGCACCGTCAGGGCCTTCCTCGACGTGAACGCCGAAGCGCTGACCCGACTCGTCGACCGGGTCGTCCCCGCCGACGACTTCCCCTCCGCCTCCGAGGCCGGCTCCCTGCGCTACCTCGGGCGCCTCCTCGCCGAGCGCCCGGACTGGACCGCCCGCGTCGCCGCCCTGCTGGACGAGGCCGACCCCGCGTCGAGCACCGACTGGAACTGGTTCGCCGGGATCGTCTCCGCGGGCTACTACGCCGACCCCGCGAACGGCGGCAACGACGACGCCGCCTCGTGGCGCATGATCGGGTGGCGCCCCGGCCCCGCGGGCGGTTGGCCCGCCGGCACGCCCGTCGCCCCCGCTCCGCGGACCGTCGTCGGCCCGCAGGATCTGGTCTCCCGCTACGACGCGATCGTCATCGGCTCGGGCGCCGGCGGAGGCGTCGCCGCGTGCGGCCTCGCCGAGGCCGGGCGGCGCGTCCTCGTCGTGGAGGCCGGGTCGTGGCCCGACACGGCGATCCTCGCGACCGACCAGCTCCGCAACCCCCGCTCCGACTGGGGCGTCGCCCCGCTGTCCGGCCCCCGGGCCGACGGAAACCCGCGCGTGCTCGACGACGGACGGACCCGCGTGGTCCTCCACTCGACCGAGGGCGGCTGGAGCAACAACGCCCAGACGGCCGGGGGCGGCACGCGCGTCTACGGGGCGCAGGCGTGGCGCTTCACGCCCGAGGACTTCCGGATGGCGTCGACCTACGGAACGCCCGACGACAGCTCCCTGGCCGACTGGCCGATCTCCTACGACGACCTCGAGCCGTACTACTCGCGCGCCGAGTGGGAGGTCGGCGTCAGCGGCTCGCCGCACGAGCCCAACGCCGGTCCCCGGTCGAGGCCCTACCCGATGCCTCCGCTCCCCGCGGGACGGCAGCGCGATCGCCTCGCCGACGCCGCCGCGTCGCTCGGCTGGTCGACCGTCTCCGTGCCCCTGCTCATCAACTCCACGCCGTACCTCGGCCGGGGCTCCTGCGCGCAGTGCTCGATGTGCGTCGGCTTCGCCTGCCCCGTCGACGCCAAGAACGGCAGTCAGAACACGCTCCTCACCAGGGCCTTCGAGACCGGGCTCTGCTCGATCGTCCTCGAGACGCGGGCGGCGCGGCTCCGCACCGACGGAGCCGGCCGGATCGTGGGGGCGACGCTCGTCGGCTCCGTGGACGGGGTCGCGTGGCAGAGCGACGTCGACGCGGACGAGGTCGTGGTCGCGGCCGGGGCGATCGAGTCGGCGCGGCTCCTGCTCAACAGCCGGAGCGACCGAGAGCCGCAGGGCGTCGGGAACAACCGCGACCAGGTCGGGCGCCACCTGCAGGGGCACGTCTACGGCGGCGCCACCGCGGTCTTCGACGAGGAGATCGAGGAGCTGATCGGGCCCGGGCCGTCGATCGCCACGACCGACTTCCGGCACGGCAACGAGGGGCTCGCGGGCGGCGGCATGATCGCCAACGAGTTCGTGCCCCTCCCGGCCAACACGTACCGCTACCTCACGTCGGCCGGGCTCCTGCCGGTCTCGGGGCTCGTCGCCAAGCAGGGGATGCGCGACCTCGCCCGGCGGATGATCCGGCTGATGGGACCGATCCAGGAGCTGACCTCCGCGGAGTCGCGCGTCCGGGTCGACCCCGGGGTGGTGGACGCCACGGGGGTCCCGGTCGCGCACCTGAGCGGTTCGCTCCTCCCCCAGGACGTCGCGGCGCGGGACTTCCTCAGCGCCCGGAGCGCCGAGTGGCTCCGAGCCGCCGGCGCCCGTGCCGTCGTCCCCGTGGGCGCGCCCTCGGCGAGCGCCCCGGGCACCGGCCAGAACACCGGTCAGGGCGGCGGCCCGAGCGGCGGCCAGCACCAGGCCGGCACCTGCCGCATGGGCACCGACCCCGCGACCAGCGTCGTCGACCCGCTGGGCCGGGTCTGGGGCCACGACAACCTGCGCATCGCCGACGCCTCGGTCCACGTCACGAACGGCGGCGTGAACCCGGTGCTCACCGTCTTCGCGACGGCCCTCCGCACGATCGAGGACATGGCGGGCGGCTGGCGCGCGGTCTGA
- a CDS encoding LacI family DNA-binding transcriptional regulator yields the protein MPGRTTIVDVARAAGVSKGAASHALNGRRGVSEETRERVKAAAAALGWSPNGVARALSGARAGAVGWAILKSGKSASVDPYFTELFAGIELELAQTDLALVVKLVGDREEEELLYRRWASERRVDGVLLTEFDAGDRRLDLLRDLELPVAAMSNFVGGDPGRGAVPAVWQDEGSAVGTLLDHAFAGGHRRIGWITGPGDKRAVLLREEATLAWAARTGAIVTTVYTDYGPAQGAAAAKRLLSGDSAPTLLVFDNDRMALAGLSTCHELGLGVPRDLSVASFVDSELCAISVPPVTALRHDIVGFGRSLTRRLLDTLDGRDEPDVVLPALVLEARASIGPPSDR from the coding sequence GTGCCGGGTCGCACCACGATCGTCGACGTCGCGCGAGCGGCCGGCGTCAGCAAGGGTGCCGCGTCGCACGCCCTCAACGGGCGCCGGGGCGTCTCCGAGGAGACCCGCGAGCGTGTCAAGGCCGCCGCGGCGGCCCTCGGCTGGTCGCCGAACGGGGTGGCGCGGGCCCTCTCGGGCGCCCGGGCCGGAGCCGTCGGCTGGGCGATCCTGAAGAGCGGCAAGTCCGCGTCGGTCGATCCCTACTTCACGGAGCTCTTCGCCGGCATCGAGCTGGAACTCGCGCAGACGGACCTCGCCCTGGTCGTGAAGCTCGTCGGCGACCGCGAGGAGGAGGAGCTCCTCTACCGCCGCTGGGCCTCGGAGCGCCGCGTCGACGGGGTGCTCCTGACCGAGTTCGACGCGGGCGACCGGCGCCTCGACCTCCTCCGCGACCTCGAGCTGCCCGTGGCGGCGATGAGCAACTTCGTCGGCGGCGACCCCGGACGAGGCGCCGTCCCCGCCGTGTGGCAGGACGAAGGGTCGGCCGTCGGCACCCTTCTCGACCACGCGTTCGCCGGCGGCCACCGCCGGATCGGCTGGATCACCGGCCCGGGCGACAAGCGGGCCGTGCTCCTGCGGGAGGAGGCGACTCTGGCCTGGGCGGCGCGGACGGGCGCCATCGTGACCACCGTCTACACCGACTACGGCCCCGCGCAGGGGGCCGCCGCCGCCAAGCGCCTGCTGTCGGGCGACTCCGCCCCGACCCTCCTCGTCTTCGACAACGACCGGATGGCGCTCGCGGGGCTGTCGACCTGCCACGAGCTCGGCCTGGGCGTTCCGCGCGACCTCTCGGTCGCCTCCTTCGTCGACAGCGAGCTCTGCGCCATCTCCGTCCCGCCGGTCACCGCCCTGCGCCACGACATCGTCGGCTTCGGCCGGAGCCTCACCCGGCGCCTGCTCGACACGCTCGACGGTCGCGACGAACCCGACGTCGTCCTCCCGGCGCTCGTGCTGGAGGCCCGGGCCAGCATCGGTCCCCCGTCGGATCGTTGA
- a CDS encoding molybdopterin-dependent oxidoreductase — translation MTLRETPVDEAAATPAPRPRVRLWAAATGIVALLAFLGSAEVAALFFGAASSPLTAVGSAVIDLAPPGAKQVMVALFGVGDKAALFVLMGILLVIITGLAGLLEHRRSAWGRSIFLLGGVLAVAAVVTRSDASELQSIPALVGTVVAVLVLGRLAQRLQRWERATSGGGPAVPALRSPGLERRDFLRLAGVAAAAAVVLGAGARVIQAAQVNAAALRARIRLPRAAVAEEAVPSGASLDVAGITPYVTPTSDFYRIDTALSIPQIDPSSWTLEITGMVEKKVSLTFDQLLAKPLVEHMATLSCVSNEVGGDLVGNALWLGYPIRDLLAEAKPRAGADMVLSRSIDGFTASTPLSVLQDAGTDALLAVGMNGQPLPLQHGFPARLVVPGLYGYVSATKWVVSLEVTTFAATTAYWTTRGYSAKAPVKLQSRVDTPTQGASLRAGTIAVAGVAWEPHVGVAKVEVRIDEGDWVEATLADSVSDDTWRQWVYRWDATAGSHGIEVRATNKDGVTQSSTPVAPAPNGAEGWDGVTVSVS, via the coding sequence ATGACGCTTCGCGAGACCCCCGTCGACGAGGCCGCGGCCACCCCTGCGCCGAGGCCGCGCGTCCGGCTGTGGGCCGCGGCGACCGGGATCGTCGCGCTGCTGGCGTTCCTCGGCTCGGCCGAGGTCGCAGCCCTCTTCTTCGGCGCCGCGTCGAGCCCGTTGACCGCGGTCGGCTCGGCCGTGATCGATCTCGCGCCGCCGGGAGCCAAGCAGGTGATGGTCGCGCTGTTCGGCGTGGGCGACAAGGCCGCGCTGTTCGTCCTGATGGGCATCCTGCTGGTCATCATCACCGGGCTGGCCGGGCTGCTGGAGCACCGGCGGTCGGCGTGGGGGCGCTCGATCTTCCTGCTCGGCGGCGTCCTCGCGGTCGCAGCGGTCGTCACGCGGTCGGACGCCAGCGAACTCCAGTCGATCCCGGCCCTCGTCGGAACGGTGGTCGCGGTCCTCGTGCTGGGGCGGCTCGCGCAGCGGCTGCAGCGCTGGGAGCGGGCGACGTCGGGAGGGGGTCCGGCGGTCCCCGCTCTGCGCTCGCCGGGGCTCGAGCGACGCGACTTCCTGCGCCTCGCCGGGGTCGCCGCCGCGGCCGCGGTGGTTCTCGGGGCCGGCGCGCGGGTGATCCAGGCCGCCCAGGTCAACGCCGCTGCCCTCCGGGCGAGGATCCGGCTCCCGCGCGCGGCGGTCGCCGAGGAGGCCGTCCCCTCGGGCGCCTCGCTCGACGTGGCGGGCATCACCCCCTACGTGACGCCGACGAGCGACTTCTACCGGATCGACACGGCCCTCTCCATCCCGCAGATCGACCCCTCCTCCTGGACGCTCGAGATCACCGGCATGGTCGAGAAGAAGGTCTCGCTGACCTTCGACCAGCTCCTCGCCAAGCCGCTGGTCGAGCACATGGCCACTCTCAGCTGCGTCTCGAACGAGGTGGGCGGCGACCTCGTCGGCAACGCCCTCTGGCTCGGCTACCCGATCCGCGACCTCCTGGCGGAGGCGAAGCCCCGAGCCGGAGCCGACATGGTGCTCTCGCGGAGCATCGACGGGTTCACGGCGTCGACCCCGCTCTCGGTCCTGCAGGATGCCGGGACCGATGCCCTCCTCGCCGTCGGCATGAACGGCCAGCCGCTCCCGCTCCAGCACGGCTTCCCGGCGCGCCTCGTGGTCCCGGGTCTCTACGGCTACGTGTCGGCCACGAAGTGGGTGGTGTCGCTCGAGGTCACGACCTTCGCGGCGACCACCGCGTACTGGACCACGCGCGGCTACTCCGCGAAGGCGCCCGTGAAACTCCAGTCGCGGGTCGACACCCCGACGCAGGGCGCCAGTCTCCGCGCGGGCACCATCGCCGTCGCGGGAGTCGCCTGGGAGCCTCACGTGGGCGTCGCCAAGGTCGAGGTCAGGATCGACGAGGGCGACTGGGTCGAGGCCACGCTCGCCGACTCCGTCTCCGACGACACCTGGCGGCAGTGGGTCTACCGCTGGGACGCCACCGCCGGCAGCCACGGCATCGAGGTGCGCGCCACGAACAAGGACGGCGTGACCCAGTCGAGCACCCCTGTCGCTCCCGCGCCGAACGGCGCCGAGGGCTGGGACGGCGTCACCGTCAGCGTGAGCTGA
- a CDS encoding PadR family transcriptional regulator, whose product MSIRQSFLAILDQGACYGYQLRSEFERRTGSTWPLNIGQIYTTLDRLERDGLVERDDASSGDHVYYRITAAGHAEVTGWLTSPVERSTAAPRDELAMKLAIAVTLPGVDIVELIQVQRRATFRSLQELTRSKVASGEPTSAEDLSWQLVVDSMIFAAEAEVRWLDHSETRLVQARAAGVASPVAIDATLPKRGRPAAAPTGVES is encoded by the coding sequence ATGTCGATTCGTCAGAGCTTTCTCGCCATTCTCGATCAGGGGGCGTGCTACGGCTATCAGCTCCGCTCCGAGTTCGAGCGGCGGACCGGTTCCACCTGGCCGTTGAACATCGGCCAGATCTACACGACGCTCGACCGGCTCGAGCGCGACGGCCTCGTCGAACGAGACGACGCCTCCTCCGGCGATCACGTCTACTACCGCATCACCGCGGCGGGCCACGCCGAGGTCACCGGCTGGCTGACCTCGCCGGTCGAGCGCAGCACCGCCGCTCCGCGCGACGAGCTGGCGATGAAGCTGGCCATCGCCGTGACGCTGCCCGGGGTCGACATCGTCGAGCTCATCCAGGTGCAGCGGCGGGCGACCTTCCGTTCGCTGCAGGAGCTCACCCGCTCGAAGGTGGCCAGCGGCGAGCCGACCTCGGCCGAAGACCTCTCCTGGCAGCTCGTCGTCGACTCGATGATCTTCGCGGCCGAGGCCGAGGTCCGCTGGCTGGACCACTCGGAGACCCGCCTCGTGCAGGCGCGCGCCGCGGGGGTCGCCTCGCCCGTGGCCATCGACGCCACCCTGCCGAAACGGGGCCGGCCGGCCGCCGCACCGACGGGGGTGGAGTCGTGA
- a CDS encoding ABC transporter ATP-binding protein, producing MQYGRGETSVTALSGVDLTVTRGELVAVMGASGSGKSTLLTVAGGLTTPTSGEVIVEGHWLSQLSMRDTAALRRRSLGFVFQDFNLVPSLTAIENVALPLELDGLPLRRARRPALDALALVELADRADRYPADLSGGQQQRVAIARAVVGGRALILADEPTGALDSTTGEVVLRMLRSRVDAGAGGILVTHDARHAAWADRIVFLRDGRIVDQSQRDTASSLLEGAGR from the coding sequence ATGCAGTACGGCCGTGGCGAGACGAGCGTCACGGCGCTCTCCGGGGTCGACCTGACGGTGACGCGCGGCGAGCTCGTGGCCGTGATGGGCGCCTCCGGGTCCGGTAAATCGACTCTCCTCACCGTCGCCGGGGGGCTCACGACGCCCACGAGCGGTGAGGTGATCGTCGAGGGCCACTGGCTGAGCCAGCTCTCGATGCGAGACACCGCGGCCCTCCGGCGCAGGAGCCTCGGCTTCGTCTTCCAGGACTTCAACCTGGTGCCCAGTCTCACCGCGATCGAGAACGTGGCGCTGCCCCTCGAGCTCGACGGGCTTCCCCTCCGACGGGCCCGCCGCCCCGCCCTCGACGCCCTCGCCCTCGTCGAGCTCGCCGACCGGGCCGACCGCTACCCGGCCGACCTCTCGGGCGGCCAGCAGCAGCGCGTCGCGATCGCGCGCGCCGTCGTCGGCGGCCGGGCGCTCATCCTGGCCGACGAGCCGACCGGGGCCCTCGACTCGACGACGGGGGAGGTGGTCCTCCGGATGCTGCGCTCCCGCGTCGACGCCGGGGCCGGCGGCATCCTGGTCACCCATGACGCCCGGCACGCCGCCTGGGCGGATCGCATCGTCTTCCTCCGCGACGGCCGCATCGTCGACCAGTCGCAGAGGGACACCGCGTCATCGCTGCTCGAGGGGGCAGGGCGGTGA